In Streptomyces pluripotens, the genomic window CTGCCGGTCTCGGACAACACCTCGTCGACCATCTCGAACGGGACGATCCGCGTTAACTCGCCCAGATGGCCAGGGGCGAACGGCCCCGCGGCAACCGCTACCTCATGAGAAATGACAGACTTGGCGTCCAATGGAGCTCCTGCTGAACAGTGATCTTGGTCGACACGGTTCTAGCAGGAGCTCCATCTCTGCTTCAGGCACCTTGACACAACAGCTCAGCGCCTAACTACACGGCATTGGGGCTAGAACGGGAATCCGCTGCGGCCGTGTTGCACCGAGATCCACTTGATCGTGGTGAATGCCTCCAGCGTCGTCTCACCATTCAGCCGGCCGATGCCGGAGTGCTTCTCGCCGCCGAAGGGCACCAGCGGCTCATCGTGGACGGTGCCGTCGTTCACGTGGAACATGCCGGTGTCGATCTGCTTGGCGAAGGCGACACCCCGCTCGACGTCACCCGTGTGGACGGCGCCGCTGAGGCCGTACGGGGTGTCGTTGACGATGCGGACCGCCTCCTCCTCTCCGTCGAACGGGATGAGGAAGACGACCGGACCGAAGACCTCTTGCTGGAGCAGCGCGGAGCCGGCGGGGACGTCGGTCAGGACACTGGGTTCGACCAGGTTGTTGGCCGTGGCGCCGCGTACCAGGGCCGTGGCGCCCTCGGCGAGCGCCTGTTCGACGGTGCCCGAGATCGCGTTCGCTTGCGCGGAGTTGATCACTGGGCCGATGACGGTCTGCGGGTCACGCGGGTCTCCGACCTTGAGGGTCCGGACCTTGGCGACGAACTTCTCGGTGAATTCGTCGGCGACGGAGCGGTCCACGAGGACCCGGTTGGCGGCCATGCAGACCTGCCCCTGGTGGACGAACCGGCTGAAGACCGCCGCGTCCACCGCGTAGTCGACGTCGGCGTCGTCCAGGACCACCAGTGCGCTGTTGCCCCCGAGTTCGAGTACGGAGCGCTTGAAGTTCGCGGCGCAGACGGTGGCGACGTGCCGTCCGACCTTGTCGGAACCCGTGAACGAGATGACCTTGGGTACGGGATGCTCGATGAACGCGTCACCGATCTCGGCGATGTCGGTGACGACGACGTTGAGCAGACCACCAGGCAGCCCGGCGTCCTCGAAGATCCTGGCCAGCAGGGTGCCGCCGGCGATCGGGGTGTTCTGGTGCGGCTTGAGAACCACGCCGTTGCCGAGTGCGAGGGCCGGTGCCACCGACTTCAACGACAGCAGGAAGGGGAAGTTGAACGGGCTGATCACGCCCACGACCCCGGCCGGCACTCGGTAGACGCGGTTCTCCTTGCCGTCGGCCGGGGAGGGCAGGATCTTGCCCTCGGGGCGCAGCGCGAGGTGGATGGACTCGCGCAGGAACTCCTTGGCGAGGTGCAGCTCGAAGCCGGCCTTCACGCGTGTGCCGCCCAGTTCCGCGATGATCAGGTCGGCTATCTCCTGCTCGCGGTCCTCTATCAGCCTGAGCGCCCGCTCGAAGACCGCGCGCCGGGTGTAGGGGTTGGTCTCGGCCCACTTCTTCTGCGCGCGGGCAGCGGCCCGGTAGGCCTGGTCCACCTCGTCGACCGTGGCCACCGTGATCGAGGCCAGCTTCTCGTCGTCGTAAGGGTTGAAGTCGATCACGTCCCAGGAGCCGGTGCCCGGGCGCCACTCGCCGTCGATGTACTGCTGGGCCAGGTCGGTGAAGTAGGACGCCATGTGATCCCTCAATCGCTAGCGGACACCAGAGTTACGCCAGATCTGATCACATGTCATCGTACTTGCGTTTCAAGAGAGTTGAAGGAGCCCTCGAAGCAGGTCCCGGCTCTCGACGGGCCCTGGGCTGTCCTGCTGCAGCTCCTTCAGTGCCTGTTCGTACTGTGCGACGTCCTCGCCCTTGTCCAGGTAGAGGGCACTGGTCAGTTGCTCCAGGTAGACCACGTCGGACAGGTCGGACTCGGGGAAACTGAGGATGGTGAAGGCGCCGCTCTCGCCGGAGTGCCCGCCGAAGCTGAACGGCATGATCTGCAGCCGCACGTTGGGCAGCTCGGAGACGTCGATCAGGTGCTGCAGCTGACCGCGCATCACTTCGCGGTCACCGTAGGGGCGGCGCAGCGCGGCCTCGTCCAGGACGATGTGGAACTCCGGGGCGCTGTCGGAGTGCAGGCACTTCTGCCGCTCCAGGCGCAGTGCCACCCGCCGGTCGACGTCGGCGGCGCTCGCCCCCTTCATGCCGCGCCGGACCACTGCGCGGGCGTACTCCTCGGTCTGGAGCAGGCCGTGCACGAACTGGACCTCGTAGGCGCGGATCAGGGAGGCGGCTCCCTCCAGCCCCACATAGGTGGGGAACCAGGTAGGCAGGACATCCGTGTAACTGTGCCACCAACCCGCCACGTTGGCCTCCCTGGCGAGGGAGAGGAGCGACTCGCGCTCGGCATCGTCGGTGATGCCGTACAGCGTCAGCAGGTCCTCCACGTCCCTGGTCTTGAAGCTCACCCGGCCCAGCTCCATCCGGCTGATCTTCGACTCGGACGCGCGGATCGAGTACCCCGCCGCTTCACGCGTGATCCCCCGCGCTTCACGCAGTCGCCTGAGTTGCGAGCCGAGCAGCATCCGCCGCACCACCGATCCGGGCTCTCCCGCGCTCACGTTCGCCAGCCTCCCCAACCGTCTCCAGGGGCCGCAGTCTGCCACTAAAACACTTCGAGCAGTACTCGTGCGGTTACGGAAACGGAAAGAGCTCGGCCGTTTCTGCCTCCTCCAAGCCAGGAAAAGGTCGGGACCACTGGCGACAACCGCCCTTGAGGGGACGGAAAAAATAGCCATGAAGCGGTATGGTCACGCTCATTTCCGTCACGTGCACGTGCATCTGCCCTTGCATCTGCCCTTCGCTTCCGAAACCATGGTGCCGCGCCACCGCTATATCGCATCGCAACGACCGCGGATTCCCGGGAGTGCCTCGCATGGGAACGAATGGATCGACCATGCTCAAGCCGTTACGGCAGGGCCTTCCGCCACTGGACCCCGCAACCGCATCCGATGCCGCTTCCTGCGCCCTACCCGCCCGTTACGAGGCGGTGCGAGAGGCCCGGCGCTTCACCCGCCGCTCCCTCGACCAGTGGGACGCCAGCGACCGCTTCGACGACATATGCCTCGTCGTCTCCGAGCTCGTCACCAACGCACTGCGCCACGCACTGCCACCCGATCAGTGCCACGCCGCCGAACCCGGCCCGCCCGTACGGCTGCACCTGGTGCACTGGTCCGATCGGTTGGTCTGCGCGGTGCGCGATCCGAGTCACGAGACACCGGTCCCGGGCGACTCGGACGACTTCTCCGCCGAGTCGGGCCGCGGGCTGTTCCTGGTCGAATCGTTCGCCGACAGCTGGGGTTGGCACCCGCTCGCGGGCCCGCTCAACGGCAAGATCGTCTGGGCCCTGTTCGGGCTCGGACCGGCCGACTGATCCGGCCGGCGGTGGATTCACGCCCGACTTCTACGCGCGTCACCCCACACCGAGGAACCCCGGCGTCGTTTCCGCCGGGCCCACCCCAACCGGGTCGGTCAACTCACTATCAGGTGGTCGAACTCGCCATCCTTGACCCCGAGGAGCATGGCCTCGATCTCCGCACGCGTGTAGACGAGTGCCGGTCCGTCTGGGAACCGCGAGTTGCGTACGGCAACATCGCCACCCGGCAGCCGCGCGAACTCCACGCAGGAACCTTGCGAGTTGCTGTGCCGGCTCTTCTGCCAGGCCACCCCGTCCAGCTGAGTGGCAGCCATGCCGTTGTACACGTCATACCCCCCGTAAACGCCGTCAACGTCGCGGTCCACAGGTCGCTCCCCGGTGGTGCACTGGCTCGTGTAGCCATGGATGCTCTGGTCAACTGACCCGGATCATAACTCCGTTCCCGTGCACTTGCATGAGCAGATGCACGTGCACGCCGAGTGTTCTCGCAATTACAGCTTTGACGTGCGCTTTACCCGAACTGTTCCAGCGTCTGCCCCGGAGCAGGCAGGACATGCACCTTCCCATCCCTCATCCATGATCTTGCACGACGTCAGCCGAGCCGGGGCGCCCGGGGCGCCCCTTTCGCGCACCGGGAAAAGACGCGTACCGGCGGTCTTCTCGTTCCAGGGGCCGAAGATGATGGTCCGGTGCAGGGATTGTCCTGATCCGCGTCCGACCGCCGCAGGGACAGAATCCACTCAAAGTCGTAGGCCAGGACCCACACCTCCACGACACCGGACACACCAGAATCCGGCCGCGGGACGGAGGTCATCTGATACCGATGGCCGACCTCCGGACGGAACCGTTCATACGGACGCAGTCGGTCCTGCACACCCCGGCAAACGGACGCGGGGAAGGCCCACCTGCCGGAGGGGAAAGGGTCCCACCGCGGGAAGGGATTCTGGTCGGAGACAGGAAGTCCTGCCGTACCTGCTGGTAACTTGCTGGGAGCCGTCCAGTTGGGGGCGGCCGGCCGCGACAGCTTGGGGGCTTCCCGGTGACTCCTGCGACTGCGAGAGTACGGAGCGCCGCCGTGGCCACCGGGCTGCTGGCAGGTGCGTTGGCGCTGACTGCGTGCAGCGGCGGCGGCTCGGCCGACCGCTCCTCGACCACGCCGAGCGCGGACACAACCCCAGCGTCTACGTCTGCGCCGACTCCGGCCACCGGCTCCCCGACCGTGTCCGGCGAGTCCGCCACACTCCAGGGCAGCTGGGTCACCGCGTCCGGCGACAAGGTCGTGGCCCTGGTGATCACCGGGCAGGACGCCGGGGCCTTCG contains:
- a CDS encoding aldehyde dehydrogenase family protein, giving the protein MASYFTDLAQQYIDGEWRPGTGSWDVIDFNPYDDEKLASITVATVDEVDQAYRAAARAQKKWAETNPYTRRAVFERALRLIEDREQEIADLIIAELGGTRVKAGFELHLAKEFLRESIHLALRPEGKILPSPADGKENRVYRVPAGVVGVISPFNFPFLLSLKSVAPALALGNGVVLKPHQNTPIAGGTLLARIFEDAGLPGGLLNVVVTDIAEIGDAFIEHPVPKVISFTGSDKVGRHVATVCAANFKRSVLELGGNSALVVLDDADVDYAVDAAVFSRFVHQGQVCMAANRVLVDRSVADEFTEKFVAKVRTLKVGDPRDPQTVIGPVINSAQANAISGTVEQALAEGATALVRGATANNLVEPSVLTDVPAGSALLQQEVFGPVVFLIPFDGEEEAVRIVNDTPYGLSGAVHTGDVERGVAFAKQIDTGMFHVNDGTVHDEPLVPFGGEKHSGIGRLNGETTLEAFTTIKWISVQHGRSGFPF
- a CDS encoding helix-turn-helix domain-containing protein, producing MLLGSQLRRLREARGITREAAGYSIRASESKISRMELGRVSFKTRDVEDLLTLYGITDDAERESLLSLAREANVAGWWHSYTDVLPTWFPTYVGLEGAASLIRAYEVQFVHGLLQTEEYARAVVRRGMKGASAADVDRRVALRLERQKCLHSDSAPEFHIVLDEAALRRPYGDREVMRGQLQHLIDVSELPNVRLQIMPFSFGGHSGESGAFTILSFPESDLSDVVYLEQLTSALYLDKGEDVAQYEQALKELQQDSPGPVESRDLLRGLLQLS
- a CDS encoding ATP-binding protein, which translates into the protein MGTNGSTMLKPLRQGLPPLDPATASDAASCALPARYEAVREARRFTRRSLDQWDASDRFDDICLVVSELVTNALRHALPPDQCHAAEPGPPVRLHLVHWSDRLVCAVRDPSHETPVPGDSDDFSAESGRGLFLVESFADSWGWHPLAGPLNGKIVWALFGLGPAD
- a CDS encoding DUF397 domain-containing protein, giving the protein MDRDVDGVYGGYDVYNGMAATQLDGVAWQKSRHSNSQGSCVEFARLPGGDVAVRNSRFPDGPALVYTRAEIEAMLLGVKDGEFDHLIVS